The Akkermansia sp. N21116 genome includes a region encoding these proteins:
- a CDS encoding SulP family inorganic anion transporter, which produces MLKPVILSCLKTYDKKTFLADLFAGLTVGVVALPLAMAFAIACGMDPAKGLITAIVAGFLISLFGGSRFQIGGPTGAFVVIIMGIVASYGVGGLLICTLMAGVFLIIMGVCRMGALIRFIPFPVTTGFTSGIAMVIFSTQVKDMLGLSIPGEIPGGFIEKWACYLQYAGTVNWAALALCVGTVAVILICKRLSSKLPAMLIAMLVMTGVSLVCSLPVETIGDRFPSLPNALPMPSLPSMEWASLQGLVMPAFTIALLAAIESLLSASVADGMTSTRHKPNAELVAQGIGNIGSALFMGIPATGAIARTATNVKSGAKTPVAGMIHALVLLAILMAFSQYAKMIPFAVLAGILSVVCYNMSEIHVFARLARGPRPDAAVLVITFALTVLVDLVVAVEVGVVLAALLFIGRMAQISNVCPITGQITFGADDPEDDSRSIEKKTVPPQVEVFDIQGPFFFGAVDQFKEQVLGSLDHDIKIVILRMRLVPALDATGLNVLGDFFQRCRERRIVLLLCGVQTQPLDVIRHAPFYRRLKSYNICSNIDAALVRANAILDELPDPVHEEPVGEFRKREEG; this is translated from the coding sequence ATGCTTAAGCCTGTTATTCTCTCCTGTCTCAAGACCTATGACAAGAAGACGTTTCTTGCCGATCTTTTTGCCGGTCTGACCGTTGGCGTTGTCGCACTGCCCCTGGCGATGGCATTCGCCATTGCTTGCGGCATGGACCCTGCCAAGGGTTTGATTACTGCCATTGTCGCGGGGTTCCTGATTTCCCTGTTCGGGGGAAGCCGTTTCCAGATTGGCGGGCCTACGGGCGCCTTTGTCGTCATCATCATGGGAATTGTAGCCAGTTACGGAGTTGGCGGGTTGCTGATCTGCACGCTGATGGCCGGTGTTTTCCTGATCATCATGGGAGTATGCCGCATGGGAGCTTTGATCCGGTTCATTCCATTTCCGGTGACGACCGGTTTTACGTCCGGGATTGCCATGGTGATTTTCTCAACCCAGGTTAAGGATATGCTGGGACTGAGTATTCCCGGGGAAATTCCCGGCGGTTTCATTGAAAAGTGGGCATGCTACCTGCAATATGCCGGTACGGTCAATTGGGCGGCTTTGGCTCTATGCGTCGGTACGGTAGCGGTGATCCTTATTTGCAAGCGGCTGAGTTCCAAATTACCGGCGATGTTGATAGCGATGCTTGTTATGACCGGTGTGTCGCTCGTATGTTCCCTGCCGGTTGAGACGATCGGGGATCGTTTTCCCAGTCTTCCCAATGCCCTGCCCATGCCTTCTCTTCCTTCCATGGAATGGGCGTCCCTGCAGGGGCTCGTGATGCCGGCGTTTACAATTGCCTTGCTGGCGGCTATTGAATCATTGCTGAGCGCATCCGTTGCGGACGGAATGACCAGTACTCGTCATAAACCTAATGCGGAACTAGTGGCTCAGGGAATTGGCAACATCGGTTCCGCTCTCTTCATGGGTATTCCCGCAACGGGAGCGATTGCCCGTACGGCTACTAATGTCAAATCGGGAGCGAAGACTCCTGTTGCCGGTATGATCCATGCCCTGGTTCTTCTGGCGATCCTCATGGCGTTTTCCCAATACGCCAAGATGATTCCCTTTGCGGTATTGGCGGGTATTTTGTCCGTGGTCTGCTACAATATGAGCGAGATTCATGTATTTGCCCGCCTGGCCCGCGGCCCGCGGCCCGATGCAGCCGTTCTGGTGATCACGTTTGCTTTGACCGTGCTGGTGGATTTGGTCGTTGCCGTGGAAGTGGGGGTGGTTCTGGCCGCTTTGCTCTTTATCGGCCGCATGGCCCAGATCAGCAATGTCTGCCCGATTACGGGACAGATTACCTTTGGTGCCGATGATCCCGAGGATGATTCACGTTCCATTGAAAAGAAGACGGTGCCGCCTCAAGTGGAGGTGTTCGATATCCAGGGGCCTTTCTTCTTCGGCGCAGTCGATCAATTCAAGGAACAGGTACTGGGTTCCCTTGATCACGACATCAAAATTGTCATCCTCCGCATGAGGCTTGTTCCGGCTCTTGATGCAACGGGACTGAATGTGCTCGGAGACTTCTTCCAGCGTTGCCGGGAAAGGCGAATCGTCCTCCTTCTGTGCGGTGTCCAGACACAGCCTTTGGATGTCATCCGTCATGCTCCGTTCTATCGCCGTCTGAAGAGCTATAATATCTGCTCCAATATCGATGCCGCCCTTGTACGGGCCAATGCCATTCTTGACGAACTTCCGGATCCCGTTCATGAAGAACCTGTCGGGGAGTTTCGCAAAAGGGAGGAAGGCTGA
- the argH gene encoding argininosuccinate lyase, which yields MERIYGTNRFVMWKGRFSQPTADLVLRYGESVSYDWRLYRHDIAGSIAHARAQLEAGLLTEDEFAAIQSGLEGILSDIEAGHFTWSQELEDVHMNIESELTRRIGAPGAKLHTARSRNDQVATDTRLYCRDAVTSVIGKVRGLQRALLAKAREYADDMMPGYTHLQRAQPVTFGHHLLAYVEMFDRDVERLESCRERLNVSPLGSGAIAGSTICLDRESIAQELGFNGVTQNSMDAIADRDYIMEFLFDLALIGTHLSRMSEDMILWCSSEFGFITLDDAHTTGSSLMPQKKNPDVCELTRGKTGRLYGNLTSVMVAVKGLPLTYNRDLQEDKEPLFDSIDTVELALDVNAEMVSGLIFNRERAMQAASDPMLLATDLADYLVRKGVPFRQAHELVGKAVAMSVASGTPLNRLTDEQFASISEAYGTDARDVFQLERAFSLRKNPGAPNPEHTARRIAYWEQKFA from the coding sequence ATGGAGCGGATTTACGGCACAAATCGTTTCGTTATGTGGAAAGGCCGATTTTCTCAACCCACCGCCGATTTAGTTCTCCGCTATGGAGAATCCGTATCCTATGATTGGAGATTGTACAGGCATGATATTGCCGGATCCATTGCTCATGCCCGAGCCCAGTTGGAGGCCGGATTGCTGACGGAGGATGAATTTGCCGCGATTCAATCCGGGCTGGAAGGGATTTTGTCTGATATCGAAGCGGGTCATTTTACGTGGAGCCAGGAGCTTGAAGATGTTCACATGAACATTGAGAGCGAGTTGACCCGCCGCATCGGAGCTCCCGGCGCCAAGCTGCATACCGCCCGTTCCCGCAATGATCAGGTTGCCACGGATACGCGCCTTTACTGTCGCGATGCCGTAACGTCCGTTATCGGCAAGGTACGCGGCTTGCAACGGGCTCTGCTGGCCAAAGCCCGTGAATATGCCGATGACATGATGCCCGGCTATACCCATCTTCAGCGTGCCCAGCCCGTTACATTTGGTCACCATTTGCTTGCCTATGTAGAAATGTTTGACCGCGATGTGGAACGTCTGGAGTCCTGCCGTGAACGCCTGAATGTTTCCCCTCTCGGTTCCGGTGCTATTGCCGGATCGACGATCTGCCTTGACCGTGAATCGATTGCTCAGGAGCTCGGCTTTAACGGCGTGACCCAAAATTCCATGGATGCCATTGCCGACAGGGACTATATCATGGAATTCCTTTTTGACTTGGCCCTAATCGGCACGCATCTATCCCGCATGAGCGAGGATATGATCCTCTGGTGTTCGTCCGAGTTCGGCTTCATTACCTTGGATGATGCCCATACGACCGGCTCTTCCCTCATGCCGCAGAAAAAGAATCCTGATGTGTGTGAACTGACTCGCGGTAAAACGGGACGCCTCTACGGGAACCTGACCTCTGTCATGGTGGCCGTCAAGGGGCTTCCTCTGACGTATAACCGGGACCTGCAGGAAGACAAGGAACCCCTTTTCGATTCGATCGATACGGTAGAACTGGCCTTGGACGTCAACGCCGAAATGGTCTCCGGACTCATCTTCAACCGTGAACGTGCCATGCAGGCTGCTTCCGATCCGATGCTGCTGGCAACCGATTTGGCCGACTACCTTGTCCGCAAGGGAGTGCCTTTTCGTCAAGCCCACGAATTGGTCGGCAAAGCCGTGGCCATGAGCGTTGCTTCCGGAACGCCCCTGAACCGGTTGACCGACGAACAGTTCGCGTCCATTTCCGAAGCGTATGGAACCGATGCCCGCGATGTCTTCCAATTGGAGCGTGCCTTTTCCCTGAGAAAGAACCCGGGAGCTCCCAATCCTGAGCATACGGCACGCAGGATTGCTTATTGGGAACAGAAATTTGCCTGA
- a CDS encoding ankyrin repeat domain-containing protein has protein sequence MSTTMQQFYVILRDQEYGPFSYAHIQLLVKEGKIGDTTPCRSEHMTGYLPYKLLRQAECFTVSGKPKKKKSLKLLAIPLLCLCIGAGVWYYTQDRTLDNYTALFQKKANEAQEASDKEFWISMAKATQKADTIDNIDFLLVGSKYDIPLLCAAADKGASKLIRYLVNHGASVDIRDQSQKTPLRIAARKGSLAAVTELVNAKADLNATDKQGRTPLMGAAWMGHKNIVDLLLKQGAKIDDKDKIGQTALAWAAEGGKLDIVVQLIQAGAQVDNTWGRRSPITLAYGNKHMVIVAKLLKANPNVESSTNILQIAINETDLPLARLAIEHGATVNDKLWSLALNNGHPELVELMMQHGANPVREVQSFYGTPPPIDIVIKSGNLDTVKMLLRKGAVFTADSLSAAISSDSKDIAQIIIDKGISPTSIKQDKLLKMTIRHATAGLAELLIKNGLELDTRNHSQETPLMLAIYEGRTSLVKLFLEQGAKADDVDNNGLTPLMIAAYKGNKDIYDLVRKASKNLSAKDQKGRSVLRWAAKGRNIDIVRDAIIIPRVSVNEKDTVDGETPLMSAANNGNADIVKLLLDNGANVNIKGNNGETALLWAAQTWSNTHYSHKNYRSVIEQLISKGADTKAENKNGETALTLIMKKDKTYEKSAIEAVCELLQK, from the coding sequence ATGTCTACGACCATGCAACAGTTTTATGTCATCCTTCGGGATCAGGAATATGGCCCCTTCAGCTACGCGCACATTCAACTCCTCGTCAAGGAAGGGAAAATCGGCGATACAACACCCTGCCGTAGTGAACACATGACGGGGTATCTGCCCTATAAACTCCTCCGACAGGCCGAGTGCTTTACAGTGAGTGGCAAGCCGAAGAAGAAAAAGTCGCTCAAGTTGCTTGCCATCCCTCTTCTCTGCCTCTGTATTGGAGCTGGCGTCTGGTACTACACCCAGGATCGCACTCTTGACAATTATACAGCTCTGTTTCAAAAGAAAGCCAACGAGGCTCAAGAAGCCTCCGACAAGGAATTCTGGATTTCGATGGCAAAGGCTACTCAGAAAGCCGATACGATCGATAATATTGATTTCCTTCTCGTCGGATCCAAATACGACATCCCCCTGCTCTGTGCTGCTGCTGACAAAGGTGCATCCAAGCTCATCCGATACCTCGTCAACCACGGTGCCTCCGTAGACATACGTGATCAAAGTCAAAAAACGCCTCTGCGCATCGCTGCCAGAAAGGGTTCACTGGCCGCCGTCACGGAACTAGTCAATGCCAAGGCCGACCTCAATGCCACGGACAAGCAAGGCAGAACGCCTCTGATGGGTGCCGCGTGGATGGGGCATAAGAATATCGTCGACTTACTACTGAAACAGGGAGCCAAAATCGATGATAAAGATAAAATCGGGCAAACAGCCCTCGCATGGGCAGCGGAAGGCGGCAAATTGGACATCGTCGTACAACTTATTCAAGCCGGAGCCCAAGTGGACAACACATGGGGAAGACGTTCCCCGATCACTTTGGCGTACGGCAACAAGCACATGGTGATCGTCGCAAAATTGTTGAAAGCTAATCCCAATGTCGAATCATCCACCAATATTCTTCAGATAGCTATTAATGAGACCGATCTTCCCCTCGCCAGGCTGGCCATTGAACACGGGGCTACCGTCAACGACAAGCTCTGGAGCCTTGCACTGAATAATGGTCACCCAGAATTGGTCGAGCTCATGATGCAACATGGAGCCAACCCGGTCAGGGAAGTCCAATCATTCTATGGGACGCCCCCCCCCATCGATATTGTTATTAAATCCGGTAATCTGGACACCGTCAAAATGCTCCTGAGAAAAGGTGCCGTCTTTACAGCGGACAGTTTGTCCGCCGCAATCAGTAGCGACAGCAAGGACATTGCCCAGATCATCATCGACAAAGGCATCAGCCCCACATCTATCAAGCAGGATAAACTCCTCAAGATGACCATCCGTCATGCGACGGCAGGCCTTGCCGAACTCCTCATCAAGAATGGATTAGAACTAGACACACGCAACCATAGTCAGGAAACCCCGTTGATGTTAGCCATCTACGAGGGCAGGACGAGCCTGGTCAAACTCTTCCTGGAACAAGGAGCCAAGGCTGACGATGTCGATAACAACGGGTTGACTCCTCTGATGATTGCTGCTTATAAGGGTAATAAGGACATCTATGATCTTGTACGGAAAGCCAGCAAAAACCTGTCCGCCAAAGATCAAAAAGGACGCTCCGTCTTGCGATGGGCGGCCAAGGGCAGAAACATCGATATCGTCCGCGATGCCATCATTATCCCCAGAGTCTCCGTAAATGAGAAAGACACGGTAGATGGAGAAACTCCGCTCATGTCGGCAGCCAACAACGGCAACGCCGATATCGTCAAGCTCCTGCTGGATAACGGCGCCAATGTCAACATCAAGGGCAACAATGGAGAAACAGCACTCCTGTGGGCTGCGCAAACCTGGTCAAACACCCACTACTCACACAAAAATTACCGTTCAGTTATTGAGCAGTTAATCAGCAAGGGTGCCGATACCAAAGCAGAAAATAAAAATGGAGAAACCGCCCTCACCCTTATCATGAAAAAGGATAAAACATACGAGAAATCTGCAATCGAAGCTGTGTGTGAATTGCTTCAGAAATAA
- a CDS encoding glycoside hydrolase family 27 protein, with protein sequence MKTKLTPLILVTTALGMAHGQEGQFPSVYPAPVSGQRLSPPIAAAPSLNGAKVYGARPGSEMLYKVAVSGERPMKIVAHGLPNGLKISESGVISGRVARAGSYPVRIVAENAAGRTEGTVTIKVGEDLCLTPPMGWNSWYSYSEAVSQDAIEKVARLFHDKGLVEHGWSYVNIDDCWQGRRGGDLFAIQPNKKFRDMKAMCDTLHGLGLKVGIYSSPWMGTYAGFTGGSAPNAKADFTGLALPEKDWLQEGQIFGRYPGLHKQKVDRVGPVWMFDKDAKQWARWGFDYVKVDWNPNDVPTTKRIDKDLRASGRDIVLSLSNAAPFENMEGLSVHSNLWRTTGDIQDNWGSISRIGFSQDKWQKYTRPGHWNDPDMLQIGKIGQPNRPNVTFKQTGLTPDEEYLQVSLWCLLSAPLIISCDLENIDDFTMGLLTNDEVIAVNQDVAAKPAVKAWSEGPFQVWTKELSDGSLAAGFFNTGNEKANCTVDLEALGMKGPQQIRDLWKRQDVGSAQGKITVEINPHGVTLFRMTPVQQ encoded by the coding sequence ATGAAAACCAAATTGACACCCCTTATCCTTGTAACGACCGCCCTTGGCATGGCCCATGGCCAGGAGGGGCAATTTCCCTCCGTTTACCCGGCTCCCGTTTCTGGGCAGCGTCTCTCTCCTCCTATTGCTGCGGCTCCTTCTTTGAATGGTGCCAAAGTGTATGGAGCAAGGCCGGGATCCGAGATGTTGTATAAGGTTGCCGTTTCCGGAGAACGTCCCATGAAAATTGTAGCTCATGGATTGCCTAATGGATTGAAAATAAGCGAATCCGGTGTAATATCCGGAAGGGTGGCGCGAGCGGGGTCCTATCCTGTCCGTATTGTAGCTGAGAATGCTGCCGGGCGTACTGAAGGTACGGTGACTATTAAGGTCGGGGAAGACCTTTGTCTGACTCCTCCTATGGGATGGAATAGCTGGTATTCATACAGTGAAGCGGTTAGCCAGGATGCCATTGAAAAAGTAGCCCGGTTGTTCCATGATAAGGGGCTTGTTGAACACGGTTGGAGTTATGTGAATATCGACGACTGCTGGCAAGGTCGGCGAGGGGGGGATTTGTTTGCGATCCAACCCAATAAAAAATTCCGTGACATGAAGGCCATGTGCGACACTTTGCATGGTTTGGGTCTGAAAGTCGGCATCTATTCTTCCCCGTGGATGGGTACTTATGCCGGATTTACCGGAGGGAGCGCTCCCAACGCCAAGGCGGACTTTACGGGACTTGCCCTTCCGGAGAAAGACTGGTTGCAGGAAGGACAGATCTTTGGTCGTTATCCCGGTTTGCACAAGCAAAAGGTGGATCGTGTGGGACCGGTATGGATGTTCGACAAAGATGCCAAACAGTGGGCCCGATGGGGATTCGATTACGTAAAAGTAGACTGGAATCCCAACGACGTGCCGACAACGAAACGTATCGACAAGGATCTGAGAGCTTCCGGGCGCGACATTGTCCTGAGTCTTTCCAATGCCGCTCCGTTTGAAAACATGGAAGGACTTAGCGTTCACTCCAACCTCTGGAGGACGACCGGTGATATCCAGGACAATTGGGGGAGTATTTCCCGGATTGGTTTTTCCCAGGACAAGTGGCAGAAATATACGCGACCCGGCCATTGGAATGATCCGGACATGCTCCAGATTGGGAAAATCGGTCAGCCCAACCGCCCCAATGTGACGTTTAAACAAACGGGACTGACTCCCGATGAGGAATATTTGCAGGTGTCTCTGTGGTGCCTTTTGTCCGCACCTCTTATTATATCGTGCGATCTGGAGAACATCGACGACTTCACGATGGGCTTGTTGACGAACGACGAAGTCATTGCCGTCAACCAGGATGTTGCAGCCAAGCCGGCTGTAAAAGCATGGAGCGAAGGGCCGTTTCAGGTATGGACGAAGGAATTGTCTGATGGCTCGCTGGCCGCCGGATTTTTCAACACTGGCAACGAGAAGGCCAACTGCACCGTCGATCTGGAAGCTCTGGGTATGAAAGGCCCACAACAGATTCGCGACCTGTGGAAGCGCCAGGATGTTGGCTCTGCCCAAGGGAAGATTACGGTGGAAATCAATCCTCACGGAGTAACTCTGTTCCGTATGACCCCGGTTCAACAATAA
- a CDS encoding glucosaminidase domain-containing protein: MPFRIIALCVFLTTFCFADAITDIRPAIHETANKYAVDPVLMEAIIRFETNHGKSNAYRKKNNVAGIMDGRGLKRFHDIDESIDSLGYILKVYQQKGLVSIARISRRYAPNVSSKWTSHVTGLMKMIERGKWGDVNSMPLPNSRQELAAKGRDEE; this comes from the coding sequence ATGCCTTTCAGAATCATAGCTTTATGCGTATTTCTGACGACATTCTGTTTTGCTGATGCGATTACTGATATTCGTCCCGCCATCCACGAAACCGCAAACAAATACGCGGTGGATCCGGTCCTGATGGAAGCTATCATCAGATTTGAAACCAACCATGGGAAATCCAATGCCTACCGCAAAAAAAACAATGTGGCCGGCATTATGGACGGTCGTGGACTGAAACGCTTCCACGACATTGACGAAAGCATCGACTCCCTCGGATACATCCTCAAAGTGTATCAACAAAAGGGGCTTGTCAGTATTGCCAGGATCAGCCGTCGATACGCTCCCAACGTCAGCAGCAAGTGGACATCGCACGTTACCGGACTCATGAAAATGATCGAACGCGGAAAATGGGGTGATGTCAATAGCATGCCCCTGCCCAATTCCAGACAGGAACTCGCAGCCAAAGGCCGGGACGAAGAATAA